A stretch of Larus michahellis chromosome Z, bLarMic1.1, whole genome shotgun sequence DNA encodes these proteins:
- the APBA1 gene encoding amyloid-beta A4 precursor protein-binding family A member 1 isoform X1 — MNHLVGPPDGEVSEEPAAGAVNESVEADLEHSEVEEEQRYATRYPRHTNSSQGGLSGQEEEGMLARSASTESGFHNHTDTAEGDVIATVEDSYDTERVQENEDESAYAVQYRPESEEYTENAEAEHGEAIRNRTLPNHLHFHSIEHEEAMNAAYSGYVYTHRLFHRGEDEQYAEPYADYGLQEHVYEEIGDTPDLDVREGIQQYEREREEADNYRKEALGARLHHYDERSDGESDSPEKEAEFAPYPRMDSYEQEEDIDQIVAEVKQSMSSQSLDKAAEDMPEAEQSLEHGHALASSGHESNGQLPAGSRVISSSGEPVQRYSKEKRDAISLAIKDIKEAIEEVKTRTIRSPYTPDEPKEPIWVMRQDISPTRDSDDQRPLDGDSPSPDSSSPRGAESSSRQRHQDVCSTAEASTNKESRKSLASFPTYVEVPGPCDPEDLIDGIIFAANYLGSTQLLSDKTPSKNVRMMQAQEAVSRIKMAQKLAKSRKKAPEGESQPMTEVDLFISTQRIKVLNADTQETMMDHPLRTISYIADIGNIVVLMARRRMPRSNSQDNVEASHPSQDGKRQYKMICHVFESEDAQLIAQSIGQAFSVAYQEFLRANGINPEDLSQKEYSDLLNTQDMYNDDLIHFSKSENCKDVYIEKQKGEILGVVIVESGWGSILPTVIIANMMHGGPAEKSGKLNIGDQIMSINGTSLVGLPLSTCQSIIKGLKNQARVKLNIVRCPPVTTVLIRRPDLRYQLGFSVQNGIICSLMRGGIAERGGVRVGHRIIEINGQSVVATPHEKIVHILSNAVGEIHMKTMPAAMYRLLTAQEQPVYI, encoded by the exons ATGAACCATTTGGTTGGACCGCCTGACGGGGAGGTAAGTGAAGAGCCGGCAGCTGGAGCAGTGAACGAGTCAGTGGAGGCTGACCTGGAGCACTCAGAGGTGGAAGAGGAACAGCGGTATGCAACTCGCTACCCAAGGCATACAAACAGCAGCCAAGGGGGCCtgtctgggcaggaggaggaagggatgttAGCTCGGTCAGCCAGCACTGAGAGTGGTTTCCACAATCACACGGATACTGCAGAAGGGGATGTGATAGCCACAGTGGAGGACAGTTATGACACAGAGAGGGTTCAGGAAAATGAGGACGAGAGTGCATATGCGGTGCAGTACAGGCCTGAGTCTGAGGAGTATACGGAGAATGCTGAGGCTGAGCATGGCGAAGCCATTCGTAATCGAACATTGCCCAATCACTTGCATTTCCATTCCATTGAACACGAGGAAGCCATGAATGCAGCCTACTCGGGTTATGTCTACACGCATCGCCTTTTCCACCGAGGAGAGGATGAACAATATGCTGAGCCTTATGCTGACTATGGACTGCAGGAGCATGTGTATGAGGAGATAGGAGATACACCAGACCTCGATGTTAGAGAGGGGATCCAACAGTATGAGCGGGAAAGGGAGGAAGCTGACAATTACCGCAAGGAGGCACTTGGTGCCCGCCTTCACCATTATGATGAACGGTCTGATGGAGAGTCTGACAGCCCTGAGAAGGAGGCAGAGTTTGCGCCCTACCCAAGAATGGATAGTTATGAACAGGAGGAGGACATTGATCAGATTGTAGCAGAGGTGAAGCAGAGCATGAGCTCCCAGAGCTTAGACAAGGCAGCTGAAGACATGCCAGAGGCAGAGCAGAGTTTGGAGCATGGTCATGCTCTTGCCAGTAGTGGGCATGAAAGTAATGGCCAGCTCCCAGCTGGTTCTCGAGTTATATCCAGCTCGGGAGAACCTGTGCAGAGGtacagcaaggaaaagagagaTGCAATTTCACTGGCCATCAAGGATATTAAAGAGGCTATTGAGGAAGTGAAGACAAGGACCATCCGTTCTCCTTATACCCCTGATGAACCTAAGGAGCCTATCTGGGTGATGAGGCAGGACATCAGTCCGACAAGGGACTCTGACGACCAGAGGCCACTAGATGGAGAT TCTCCATCTCCAGATTCCTCTTCACCTCGAGGTGCTGAATCGTCAAGTAGGCAACGTCACCAGGATGTCTGCAGTACAGCAGAGGCCTCCACTAATAAAGAG TCCAGAAAAAGCTTGGCTTCATTTCCAACCTATGTTGAAG TTCCTGGACCTTGCGATCCTGAAGACTTAATCGATGGAATAATTTTTGCTGCAAATTACCTTGGCTCAACTCAGCTCCTTTCTGATAAAACTCCCTCCAAGAATGTGAGAATGATGCAGGCACAGGAAGCTGTCAGCAGGATCAAG ATGGCCCAGAAATTAGCCAAAAGCAGGAAGAAG GCTCCAGAAGGTGAATCACAACCCATGACTGAAGTGGACCTCTTCATTTCTACACAGAGAATAAAAGTACTGAATGCAGACACGCAG GAAACCATGATGGATCATCCCCTGCGGACCATTTCTTACATTGCAGATATAGGAAATATAGTTGTTTTGATGGCTCGTAGGCGAATGCCACGGTCTAACTCCCAGGATAATGTGGAAGCATCTCACCCTTCCCAAGACGGAAAGAGGCAGTACAAAATGATTTGCCATGTCTTTGAGTCTGAGGAT GCACAGCTGATTGCACAGTCCATAGGTCAAGCATTTAGTGTGGCCTACCAGGAATTTCTGAGGGCAAATGGAATCAACCCAGAAGACCTCAGCCAGAAGGAATATAGTGACTTGCTCAATACTCAGGACATGTACAATGATGACCTGATTCACTTCTCCAAATCTGAAAACTGCAAAGAT GTTTACAttgaaaagcaaaagggagaaatCCTAGGTGTAGTGATTGTGGAGTCTGGCTGGGGATCCATTTTGCCTACAGTTATCATAGCCAACATGATGCATGGAGGACCAGCAGAGAAGTCTGGAAAGCTGAACATAGGGGATCAGATCATGTCAATCAACGGGACCAGTTTGGTTGGTTTACCACTCTCAACATGTCAGAGCATTATAAAG GGTTTGAAAAACCAGGCCCGAGTTAAACTGAACATAGTTAGGTGTCCTCCAGTAACCACAGTCTTGATCAGGAGACCGGACCTCAGATATCAGTTGGGCTTCAGTGTGCAGAATGGGATT ATCTGTAGCCTTATGAGAGGAGGCATAGCAGAGCGAGGAGGTGTGCGTGTTGGCCATCGGatcattgaaatcaatggacaGAGTGTTGTAGCAACACCCCATGAGAAAATTGTTCACATTCTCTCAAATGCTGTTGGTGAG ATTCATATGAAGACTATGCCAGCTGCCATGTACAGACTGTTGACGGCGCAAGAGCAACCAGTTTACATCTAA
- the APBA1 gene encoding amyloid-beta A4 precursor protein-binding family A member 1 isoform X2, whose translation MNHLVGPPDGEVSEEPAAGAVNESVEADLEHSEVEEEQRYATRYPRHTNSSQGGLSGQEEEGMLARSASTESGFHNHTDTAEGDVIATVEDSYDTERVQENEDESAYAVQYRPESEEYTENAEAEHGEAIRNRTLPNHLHFHSIEHEEAMNAAYSGYVYTHRLFHRGEDEQYAEPYADYGLQEHVYEEIGDTPDLDVREGIQQYEREREEADNYRKEALGARLHHYDERSDGESDSPEKEAEFAPYPRMDSYEQEEDIDQIVAEVKQSMSSQSLDKAAEDMPEAEQSLEHGHALASSGHESNGQLPAGSRVISSSGEPVQRYSKEKRDAISLAIKDIKEAIEEVKTRTIRSPYTPDEPKEPIWVMRQDISPTRDSDDQRPLDGDSPSPDSSSPRGAESSSRQRHQDVCSTAEASTNKESRKSLASFPTYVEVPGPCDPEDLIDGIIFAANYLGSTQLLSDKTPSKNVRMMQAQEAVSRIKAPEGESQPMTEVDLFISTQRIKVLNADTQETMMDHPLRTISYIADIGNIVVLMARRRMPRSNSQDNVEASHPSQDGKRQYKMICHVFESEDAQLIAQSIGQAFSVAYQEFLRANGINPEDLSQKEYSDLLNTQDMYNDDLIHFSKSENCKDVYIEKQKGEILGVVIVESGWGSILPTVIIANMMHGGPAEKSGKLNIGDQIMSINGTSLVGLPLSTCQSIIKGLKNQARVKLNIVRCPPVTTVLIRRPDLRYQLGFSVQNGIICSLMRGGIAERGGVRVGHRIIEINGQSVVATPHEKIVHILSNAVGEIHMKTMPAAMYRLLTAQEQPVYI comes from the exons ATGAACCATTTGGTTGGACCGCCTGACGGGGAGGTAAGTGAAGAGCCGGCAGCTGGAGCAGTGAACGAGTCAGTGGAGGCTGACCTGGAGCACTCAGAGGTGGAAGAGGAACAGCGGTATGCAACTCGCTACCCAAGGCATACAAACAGCAGCCAAGGGGGCCtgtctgggcaggaggaggaagggatgttAGCTCGGTCAGCCAGCACTGAGAGTGGTTTCCACAATCACACGGATACTGCAGAAGGGGATGTGATAGCCACAGTGGAGGACAGTTATGACACAGAGAGGGTTCAGGAAAATGAGGACGAGAGTGCATATGCGGTGCAGTACAGGCCTGAGTCTGAGGAGTATACGGAGAATGCTGAGGCTGAGCATGGCGAAGCCATTCGTAATCGAACATTGCCCAATCACTTGCATTTCCATTCCATTGAACACGAGGAAGCCATGAATGCAGCCTACTCGGGTTATGTCTACACGCATCGCCTTTTCCACCGAGGAGAGGATGAACAATATGCTGAGCCTTATGCTGACTATGGACTGCAGGAGCATGTGTATGAGGAGATAGGAGATACACCAGACCTCGATGTTAGAGAGGGGATCCAACAGTATGAGCGGGAAAGGGAGGAAGCTGACAATTACCGCAAGGAGGCACTTGGTGCCCGCCTTCACCATTATGATGAACGGTCTGATGGAGAGTCTGACAGCCCTGAGAAGGAGGCAGAGTTTGCGCCCTACCCAAGAATGGATAGTTATGAACAGGAGGAGGACATTGATCAGATTGTAGCAGAGGTGAAGCAGAGCATGAGCTCCCAGAGCTTAGACAAGGCAGCTGAAGACATGCCAGAGGCAGAGCAGAGTTTGGAGCATGGTCATGCTCTTGCCAGTAGTGGGCATGAAAGTAATGGCCAGCTCCCAGCTGGTTCTCGAGTTATATCCAGCTCGGGAGAACCTGTGCAGAGGtacagcaaggaaaagagagaTGCAATTTCACTGGCCATCAAGGATATTAAAGAGGCTATTGAGGAAGTGAAGACAAGGACCATCCGTTCTCCTTATACCCCTGATGAACCTAAGGAGCCTATCTGGGTGATGAGGCAGGACATCAGTCCGACAAGGGACTCTGACGACCAGAGGCCACTAGATGGAGAT TCTCCATCTCCAGATTCCTCTTCACCTCGAGGTGCTGAATCGTCAAGTAGGCAACGTCACCAGGATGTCTGCAGTACAGCAGAGGCCTCCACTAATAAAGAG TCCAGAAAAAGCTTGGCTTCATTTCCAACCTATGTTGAAG TTCCTGGACCTTGCGATCCTGAAGACTTAATCGATGGAATAATTTTTGCTGCAAATTACCTTGGCTCAACTCAGCTCCTTTCTGATAAAACTCCCTCCAAGAATGTGAGAATGATGCAGGCACAGGAAGCTGTCAGCAGGATCAAG GCTCCAGAAGGTGAATCACAACCCATGACTGAAGTGGACCTCTTCATTTCTACACAGAGAATAAAAGTACTGAATGCAGACACGCAG GAAACCATGATGGATCATCCCCTGCGGACCATTTCTTACATTGCAGATATAGGAAATATAGTTGTTTTGATGGCTCGTAGGCGAATGCCACGGTCTAACTCCCAGGATAATGTGGAAGCATCTCACCCTTCCCAAGACGGAAAGAGGCAGTACAAAATGATTTGCCATGTCTTTGAGTCTGAGGAT GCACAGCTGATTGCACAGTCCATAGGTCAAGCATTTAGTGTGGCCTACCAGGAATTTCTGAGGGCAAATGGAATCAACCCAGAAGACCTCAGCCAGAAGGAATATAGTGACTTGCTCAATACTCAGGACATGTACAATGATGACCTGATTCACTTCTCCAAATCTGAAAACTGCAAAGAT GTTTACAttgaaaagcaaaagggagaaatCCTAGGTGTAGTGATTGTGGAGTCTGGCTGGGGATCCATTTTGCCTACAGTTATCATAGCCAACATGATGCATGGAGGACCAGCAGAGAAGTCTGGAAAGCTGAACATAGGGGATCAGATCATGTCAATCAACGGGACCAGTTTGGTTGGTTTACCACTCTCAACATGTCAGAGCATTATAAAG GGTTTGAAAAACCAGGCCCGAGTTAAACTGAACATAGTTAGGTGTCCTCCAGTAACCACAGTCTTGATCAGGAGACCGGACCTCAGATATCAGTTGGGCTTCAGTGTGCAGAATGGGATT ATCTGTAGCCTTATGAGAGGAGGCATAGCAGAGCGAGGAGGTGTGCGTGTTGGCCATCGGatcattgaaatcaatggacaGAGTGTTGTAGCAACACCCCATGAGAAAATTGTTCACATTCTCTCAAATGCTGTTGGTGAG ATTCATATGAAGACTATGCCAGCTGCCATGTACAGACTGTTGACGGCGCAAGAGCAACCAGTTTACATCTAA